Below is a genomic region from Rhododendron vialii isolate Sample 1 chromosome 5a, ASM3025357v1.
aaacaatatttatattatgtattttctggagattcaaattgaaaaatataggaGTTTAAAGAACAgtacaaatatcaaaaaatttcaaagattttAGAACGGGAGGAGTAATTTTTGTGACATAGAATAAACCGCAATTACCAACCCCGTAGTCCTTCGTAAGCGTGACGGAATATTAACATGGTCAATGGGAACAAATGTGGACGTCAATATCTTGATTTTCTCTCTACAGCTACAACattatttagagagagaaagagagagatatctAGAGGGAGAGAGGTGCTTGCGTTTGCGCGTTGATGGATGAGTCTCGAGGGACTCCTGCtccatgaaaggaaaaaaataagagagagagagagagagagagagaatggttcAAATGTTCTGTAATCGGAACAGAGAGAAAgaatggttcaaattttctGAAATCTGAACAAACCATACGACGTTGGCTTTGACACCTAAGCAATTTCATCATTTCTTCCCTTTGACTATTTAGTATATTTCCACCTTTGTTTTCACATCACCCTTCCATATAaatcctcctccttctctctctacccatcTTTTCCCCTCCATTCGATCATCGATCATCCAACCCTACTCGTCAaaacaaattctctctctctctctccatatatagaATCCTGAGTTATTCAATGGATGGTCTTCACCACCGTATCGCGGCGAACATCGATCCGGGAGACGGTAGGTTCCCTCAATGGAGTATCCAGGAGACGAGGGACTTCCTGGTGATTCGGGCCGAGCTGGATCAGACCTTCATCGAGACGAAACGCAACAAGGTTCTGTGGGAGGTGGTCGCGACGAAGATGAAGGAGAGGGGCTACAACCGCAGCACAGAGCAGTGTAAGTCCAAATGGAAAAACCTCGTCACTCGATATAAGGTAAATCTTACCATATATATGTGTGGAGATatacttatttacggagccaACCAATCAcagccgttcaaaagtattctgaacgattcggattttaatgaaattttttcaggaaaaagtttaactcttccatgaaaaagtttcattaacatcccaATCATTCAAAACACTCTTGAACGGTTACGATTGAGTGTTGTAAACACACTTGTTTACAGCATCTCcataaacaagattttctcatgtgcgtgtgtatatatatatttttttgatcggcaatttttttttaaggagaacTCAATATATGTGTGactatttttttacatatatacaGCAATCTATGATAAATAGTTTGATTGGGATCAAAATGATTCCGAACTCAAATTTTACTTGGAAAACACTGCTATAGTATTATTCAAGCActggtttgtttttgttaataTTAAATAACAGTTGTTTTAATTTGAAATGAAAGGAccagaatattttttttaatcattctGGATCGATAAAAGTTAGGCGCAAAATTTTGGATTCGGAGTAATTCAGGGTGACAACATTTGAATAGAATTAATGTTTCGTGGGTACGAATGTGATGTGGTGCCCTAACGCTAGCCTCATCGATCACCTAATTAGTTTTGCATAACATACGCGATTGTTTTAGATTATTTGACATATTAAATGATACGAATAAAATTTCACCACATCATCATTGTTTTGTTTATGtacgtacaattttttttttttttgaacagcgaaatTTCCCCCCAccacaccccccacccccccccccccccccccccccccctctttctAATACACTCTTATTACATTGTGTTAGCCTTCTGAGTATGCCCTGAAATtagtctaaaaaaatttggtgcacAAGGAATTGATGTAAtctagggttttttcttttgctgtGATTAGGGATGTGAAACCATGGAACAAGAAGGTATGCGTCTACAATTTCCATTTTACAACGAGCTCCAGACGATTTTCAGCGCGAGGATGCAGCGAATGCTGTGGATGGAAGCGGAAGGGGGAGCGAGCGGGTCGAAGAAGAGATCATCAGGGATGCTTCTATCATCGGAAGACGAAGATGAGAACGAAGAGAGCGATAGGGAGAAGGGTAATATTGgaagcaaaaagaaaaggaaggtaaCCAAAGGCAGTGGCAGCACTAGTACTCATGGGAGTACCGGCGGAAACATCAGTGATTTGAAAGAGGTGTTGGAGGAGTTCATGAAGCAACAGATGCAGATGGAGATGGAATGGCTGAAAGCGTTCGAGGCgagggaggaggagaggaagGTGAGGGAGATGGAGTGGAGGCAGAAGATGGAGGCATTGGAGAACGAGAGGGTGGTGAATGAGAggatgtggagagagagagaagagcaaAGAAGAGTGAGAGAGGAAGCTAGGGCTGATAGGAGGGATGCCCTCATGACAGAACTCTTGAACAGGCTTAGGAGAGATGGTTAGATTTGGTCAGCTAGCTAGTTCTAGCCAGCcctaatttgtttatttttcttgtggTTGAGcaagaagaaattaaagaagCTAGCTATGCCTGAGGTTTGCCTCTCCAAACTTAGCTTAGCTCTTGTTCATGCTATAATTATACAATTACCTAACTCATTTTGCCCATATTCAATACACACCTTTTGAattcatttaatttaattttatggTGTAACTTAATTTTGTCTGATAATTAGGAATtcatattttgaaattaattttctatGCCAGACCCTAATACTCTTATATGTATTAGGGGTTACTATAAGCAAGAGAATGATTTAAATCTTGTATAATTAAAACATGCAAAAAAGTTCGTCAAGAATGATGTGGCAATAATAATACTTTTGAAATAGTAAACTTCAAGCATTCCTTCGATCCGTTGGACTTCTTATGTCAGGATATATGTGCATCAAATAATAAATATTCTGGTCTTTAGGTGCATGTTATACGGATATGGAGAAAGAACGAGGTTATACAAACGTAAAACATGCGCAAAAGAAAGAACGACACATAAAGCCATATTTTGTATAGAAAATTTTTTTGCGCATCTATTTTGCTTTTATAACCTCATTCTTTCTCCATATCCGTAGACCATGCACCT
It encodes:
- the LOC131326031 gene encoding trihelix transcription factor GT-3b produces the protein MDGLHHRIAANIDPGDGRFPQWSIQETRDFLVIRAELDQTFIETKRNKVLWEVVATKMKERGYNRSTEQCKSKWKNLVTRYKGCETMEQEGMRLQFPFYNELQTIFSARMQRMLWMEAEGGASGSKKRSSGMLLSSEDEDENEESDREKGNIGSKKKRKVTKGSGSTSTHGSTGGNISDLKEVLEEFMKQQMQMEMEWLKAFEAREEERKVREMEWRQKMEALENERVVNERMWREREEQRRVREEARADRRDALMTELLNRLRRDG